From Pseudomonadota bacterium, one genomic window encodes:
- a CDS encoding dsDNA nuclease domain-containing protein, whose translation MSKAAANNGAGIHQVEPRETAGRDTIARYQAQFRAVAYECLSILAGNSIDRVYCDYHDDFVTRSQVTGEPIYHFYQVKTKGKRNHRWDKTHVFGLYKRKAPQPEKIAGSMAGKLLLHTIRFKNCCGSVVLLTNVHFDDDVENIAENLKGADFATKDIKDLIANFNEALVKDEPLDEEDIQRLLGKLQLVPGVTYLDPDDSDFHALAREAIYTYSEIDLQHTECEEIIHDLVGLVEAKSFTKLLSEMSEDELDDSVGIGIADLLKILSISKGAYDRLLQGGDPKAVKNASIIQRKLSDADATPEMIEFCSGAKVKWDIWYREKRHFLPEYDLNLLMQELSSINNMLARNQISFPHVDEQITKLMTALKGKQLHASLSKELLLGGVLAALVRGES comes from the coding sequence ATGAGCAAGGCTGCAGCAAATAACGGAGCGGGCATCCATCAGGTCGAGCCGAGAGAGACCGCGGGACGGGATACGATTGCCCGCTATCAAGCCCAGTTCCGAGCAGTGGCCTACGAGTGCCTGTCCATCCTTGCGGGCAACAGCATAGACCGCGTCTATTGCGATTACCACGATGACTTTGTTACCCGCTCCCAGGTAACCGGCGAACCCATCTATCACTTCTATCAGGTCAAGACCAAAGGAAAACGGAATCACCGGTGGGACAAGACGCACGTGTTTGGTCTCTACAAGAGGAAGGCTCCACAACCGGAAAAAATCGCCGGGAGCATGGCCGGGAAGCTATTGCTTCACACCATCCGCTTCAAGAATTGCTGTGGCAGTGTTGTGCTGCTGACCAATGTTCATTTTGACGACGATGTCGAGAACATCGCCGAGAATCTAAAAGGCGCCGACTTTGCGACAAAAGACATTAAGGACCTCATTGCAAACTTCAACGAGGCGCTAGTCAAAGACGAGCCTCTGGATGAAGAGGATATCCAGCGACTGCTGGGCAAGCTCCAACTGGTTCCGGGGGTCACTTATCTAGACCCTGATGATAGTGATTTTCATGCCCTTGCCAGGGAGGCGATCTACACCTACAGCGAGATCGATCTCCAACACACAGAGTGCGAGGAGATCATCCACGACCTTGTTGGTCTGGTAGAAGCGAAATCATTCACCAAGTTGCTTTCGGAGATGTCCGAGGACGAGTTGGACGATTCCGTCGGGATCGGAATCGCAGATCTACTCAAGATTCTTAGCATCTCGAAGGGGGCCTATGATCGCCTCCTACAAGGCGGCGACCCCAAGGCAGTCAAGAACGCCTCCATCATCCAGAGGAAACTATCGGATGCTGATGCCACGCCGGAAATGATCGAGTTTTGCTCAGGTGCCAAAGTGAAGTGGGACATCTGGTACAGGGAAAAGCGTCATTTCCTGCCGGAATACGATCTAAACCTCCTGATGCAAGAGCTCTCTTCCATCAACAACATGCTCGCGAGGAACCAAATCTCCTTCCCCCACGTCGATGAGCAAATCACTAAACTGATGACCGCACTTAAGGGTAAACAGCTCCATGCGTCCCTCTCGAAAGAGTTGCTTCTTGGCGGCGTGCTGGCCGCGCTGGTACGGGGGGAGTCATAG
- a CDS encoding type I restriction enzyme endonuclease domain-containing protein produces MKQTLRKHGYPPDLRNAAVRTVLPQAEALSEKLRGVN; encoded by the coding sequence GTGAAACAGACACTGCGCAAACACGGTTATCCGCCCGATCTTAGGAATGCTGCGGTGCGGACAGTGCTGCCGCAAGCGGAGGCCCTATCAGAAAAGCTGCGCGGCGTGAATTGA